From Kineosporia succinea, the proteins below share one genomic window:
- a CDS encoding ATP-dependent DNA helicase: MASSTDPEQDTRIGTEPDASPETPGNHELEDDAETAAEPSAPEGDGSPGTAPARPSSKTSSKGRRRKVTDLLSAAVAEIGGVPREGQVQMAEAVDEAINARRHLLVQAGTGTGKSLGYLVPSVKKAVNSERPVVISTATLALQAQIVERDLPRLAGALTEKLGRSPSWQLVKGRRNYVCVHKLAGGFPDEDTLFDAPSELPLHDQTDKGVSHPAPVTGVTYSAAAGKLGREVVRLREWAETTRTGDRDELVPGVSEKAWRQVSVSAHECLGASRCPMAGDCHVELARERARDVDIVVTNHALVAIDSFEGRQMLPEHEVLILDEAHEFADRVTSVTTDEMTGPMIESASRGARRVGVGDTTLLEVAGETLEAVLEDLPAGRLEHGVPDGLLAAISSVRDNARAVTSSIQQLSKDEKGGEGDGALQVARAAVQEVFDVAERFIQAAAQAQAYDVIWVSRTRRPDGGERVGLHVAPLSVAGLLRERLFESRTVVLTSATLTIGGNFDSAAGGVGLGGEGAPEWTGLDVGSPFDYPRQGILYLAKHLPQPGRDGTPTQAMDELEELIKASGGRTLGLFSSRRAAEAAAEELRERLDVPILCQGDDSMNTLVKEFAADPRTCLFGTLTLWQGVDVPGPSCQLVVVDRIPFPRPDDPLASARQRAVAKAGGNGFMSVAATHAALRLAQGVGRLIRSSGDKGVVAVLDPRLATARYGNFLRASLPAFWTTTDKDVVLKALRRIDEAADDA; this comes from the coding sequence ATGGCTTCCAGCACCGATCCCGAGCAGGACACGAGGATCGGGACGGAGCCCGATGCGTCACCTGAGACACCTGGGAACCACGAGCTTGAAGACGACGCGGAGACCGCGGCAGAACCCTCGGCTCCCGAAGGTGACGGGTCCCCGGGAACCGCACCGGCGCGTCCGTCGTCGAAGACATCCTCGAAGGGCCGCCGGCGCAAGGTGACCGACCTGCTCTCGGCCGCGGTCGCCGAGATCGGTGGGGTGCCGCGCGAGGGCCAGGTGCAGATGGCCGAGGCCGTCGACGAGGCGATCAACGCCCGCCGGCACCTGCTCGTGCAGGCCGGCACCGGCACCGGCAAGTCGCTCGGCTACCTGGTGCCCTCGGTCAAGAAGGCCGTGAACTCCGAACGGCCGGTGGTGATCTCGACCGCGACGCTGGCCCTGCAGGCACAGATCGTGGAGCGCGACCTGCCGCGCCTGGCCGGCGCCCTCACCGAGAAGCTGGGCCGCTCCCCGAGCTGGCAGCTGGTGAAGGGGCGCCGCAACTACGTCTGTGTGCACAAGCTGGCCGGTGGTTTCCCCGACGAGGACACGCTCTTCGACGCGCCGTCGGAACTCCCGCTGCACGACCAGACCGACAAGGGTGTCTCCCACCCGGCCCCGGTGACCGGCGTGACCTACAGCGCGGCCGCGGGCAAGCTCGGGCGGGAGGTCGTGCGGCTGCGTGAATGGGCCGAGACCACCCGCACCGGTGACCGCGACGAGCTGGTGCCGGGCGTGTCCGAGAAGGCCTGGCGGCAGGTCTCGGTCAGCGCCCACGAGTGCCTCGGCGCCTCGCGCTGCCCGATGGCGGGCGACTGCCACGTGGAGCTGGCGCGTGAGCGCGCTCGCGACGTCGACATCGTCGTGACGAACCACGCGCTGGTGGCGATCGACTCGTTCGAGGGCCGGCAGATGCTGCCCGAGCACGAGGTGCTGATTCTGGACGAGGCGCACGAGTTCGCCGACCGGGTCACCTCGGTCACCACCGACGAGATGACCGGCCCGATGATCGAATCGGCCTCGCGCGGCGCCCGCCGGGTCGGTGTCGGCGACACCACGCTGCTCGAGGTGGCGGGCGAGACGCTCGAGGCGGTGCTGGAAGACCTGCCCGCCGGGCGCCTCGAACACGGTGTCCCCGACGGGCTCCTGGCCGCGATCAGCTCGGTGCGCGACAACGCCCGGGCCGTCACGTCGTCGATCCAGCAGCTCTCGAAAGACGAGAAGGGCGGCGAGGGCGACGGCGCGCTGCAGGTGGCGCGGGCCGCCGTGCAGGAGGTCTTCGACGTCGCCGAGCGGTTCATCCAGGCCGCGGCGCAGGCCCAGGCCTACGACGTCATCTGGGTCTCGCGCACCCGGCGGCCCGACGGGGGCGAACGGGTCGGTCTGCACGTGGCGCCGCTGTCGGTGGCCGGGCTGCTGCGCGAGCGGCTGTTCGAGAGCCGCACGGTGGTGCTGACCTCGGCCACGCTGACCATCGGGGGCAACTTCGACTCGGCTGCGGGCGGGGTCGGGCTGGGCGGTGAGGGGGCCCCGGAGTGGACGGGGCTCGACGTCGGCAGCCCCTTCGACTACCCCCGGCAGGGCATCCTCTACCTGGCCAAGCACCTGCCCCAGCCCGGTCGCGACGGCACGCCGACGCAGGCCATGGATGAGCTGGAAGAGCTGATCAAGGCCTCCGGCGGGCGCACGCTGGGGCTGTTCTCGTCGCGCCGGGCCGCCGAGGCCGCCGCCGAGGAACTGCGCGAACGCCTCGACGTGCCGATCCTGTGCCAGGGCGACGACAGCATGAACACGCTGGTCAAGGAGTTCGCCGCCGATCCGCGCACCTGCCTGTTCGGCACACTGACGCTGTGGCAGGGCGTGGACGTGCCCGGGCCCTCGTGCCAGCTGGTGGTGGTCGACCGGATCCCGTTCCCACGTCCCGACGACCCGCTGGCCTCGGCTCGTCAGCGCGCCGTGGCCAAGGCCGGGGGCAACGGGTTCATGTCGGTCGCGGCGACCCACGCGGCGCTGCGCCTGGCACAGGGGGTGGGGCGGCTGATCCGGTCATCGGGCGACAAGGGGGTGGTCGCGGTGCTCGACCCGCGCCTGGCCACGGCCCGCTACGGCAACTTCCTGCGGGCCTCGCTGCCGGCGTTCTGGACCACGACCGACAAGGACGTGGTGCTCAAGGCACTGCGGCGCATCGACGAGGCGGCCGACGACGCCTGA
- a CDS encoding class I SAM-dependent methyltransferase, with protein sequence MTSESSEPHYFRTPARPSARQDVEITLAGREVTVTTAGGVFSGDRLDLGTRVLLREAPTPPPTGDLLDLGCGWGPIAMTQALLSPEAKVWAIDVNELALELTGLNARRAGAPVTAVLPDQVPDDVRFAAIWSNPPIRVGKAELHAMLLRWLPRLLPEASAHLVVQRNLGADSLHGWLQTALPTGWTVVRAGSAKGFRVLRVTAPSSN encoded by the coding sequence ATGACCAGCGAATCTTCCGAACCTCACTACTTCCGCACTCCTGCCCGGCCGTCGGCCCGGCAGGACGTCGAGATCACCCTGGCCGGCCGTGAGGTCACGGTGACCACGGCCGGCGGCGTCTTCAGCGGTGACCGTCTCGACCTGGGCACCCGGGTGCTCCTGCGCGAGGCGCCCACTCCCCCACCCACCGGTGACCTGCTCGATCTCGGGTGCGGCTGGGGCCCGATCGCGATGACGCAGGCGCTGCTGTCGCCGGAGGCGAAGGTCTGGGCGATCGACGTCAACGAGCTCGCGCTCGAGCTGACCGGCCTGAACGCCCGCCGCGCGGGCGCCCCGGTCACCGCGGTGCTGCCCGATCAGGTGCCCGACGACGTGCGGTTCGCCGCGATCTGGTCGAACCCTCCGATCCGCGTGGGCAAGGCCGAGCTGCACGCGATGCTGCTGCGCTGGCTCCCCCGCTTGCTGCCCGAGGCGTCCGCGCACCTGGTGGTGCAGCGCAACCTGGGGGCCGACTCTCTGCACGGGTGGCTGCAGACCGCCCTGCCCACGGGCTGGACGGTGGTGCGCGCGGGGAGCGCCAAGGGTTTCCGGGTCCTGCGGGTCACGGCTCCGTCGTCGAATTGA
- the hflX gene encoding GTPase HflX: MSNKDRSTADRSDAVERILSRQGTALAEGTTRWGEHDGDQTDLADRQALRRVSGLSTELEDVTEVEYRQLRLEKVVLAGVWTTGTATDAENSIRELAALAETAGSEVLDGVMQRRQSPDPGTYLGQGKADELRVIVEASGADTVVCDGELSPSQRRGLEDVVKVKVIDRTALILDIFAQHAKSKEGKAQVELAQYEYLLPRLRGWGESMSRQAGGQVGAGNGMGSRGPGETKIELDRRRIRSKMAKLRREIAAMKTSRVTMRDSRKRNAVPSVAIAGYTNAGKSSLLNRLTGAGVLVENALFATLDPTIRRASTPDGREFTLADTVGFVRSLPTQLVEAFRSTLEEVGNSDLLLHVVDGSHPDPEGQISAVRSVLAELKGDVPLEIVVINKIDAADPEVINRIVLREPRVIAVSARTGEGVDKLLDLIQDELPRPDVEIDVLVPYDRGDLVSKIHERGEVLNSEHVAEGTRITARVNSGLAHLLASYRTGTPVA, encoded by the coding sequence CTGAGTAACAAGGATCGCAGCACCGCCGACCGCAGTGACGCCGTCGAGCGCATCCTGTCCCGCCAGGGGACCGCGCTCGCCGAGGGAACCACACGCTGGGGTGAGCACGACGGCGACCAGACCGATCTGGCGGACCGCCAGGCACTGCGCCGGGTCTCCGGGCTGTCGACCGAACTCGAGGATGTCACCGAGGTCGAGTACCGGCAGCTGCGCCTCGAGAAGGTCGTGCTGGCCGGGGTCTGGACCACCGGCACCGCGACCGACGCGGAGAACTCGATCCGCGAGCTCGCGGCCCTCGCCGAGACGGCCGGCTCGGAGGTTCTCGACGGCGTGATGCAGCGTCGCCAGTCGCCCGACCCGGGCACCTACCTGGGCCAGGGCAAGGCCGACGAGCTGCGCGTCATCGTCGAGGCGAGCGGCGCCGACACCGTGGTGTGCGACGGCGAGCTCTCGCCCTCGCAGCGCCGTGGCCTGGAAGACGTGGTGAAGGTCAAGGTCATCGACCGCACCGCGCTCATCCTCGACATCTTCGCCCAGCACGCCAAGTCCAAGGAGGGCAAGGCACAGGTCGAGCTCGCCCAGTACGAGTATCTGCTGCCGCGTCTTCGTGGTTGGGGTGAGTCGATGTCCCGCCAGGCCGGTGGCCAGGTGGGTGCCGGTAACGGCATGGGCTCGCGTGGTCCCGGTGAGACGAAGATCGAGCTCGACCGCCGGCGCATCCGCTCCAAGATGGCCAAGTTGCGGCGTGAGATCGCGGCGATGAAGACGTCCCGGGTGACGATGCGCGACTCGCGTAAGCGGAACGCGGTGCCCAGCGTCGCCATCGCCGGCTACACCAACGCCGGCAAGTCCAGTCTGCTGAACCGGCTCACGGGCGCGGGGGTGCTGGTGGAGAACGCGCTGTTCGCCACCCTCGACCCGACGATCCGCCGGGCGTCGACCCCGGACGGTCGCGAGTTCACGCTCGCCGACACGGTCGGGTTCGTGCGCAGCCTGCCGACCCAGCTGGTCGAGGCGTTCCGCTCGACGCTCGAGGAGGTCGGCAACTCCGACCTGCTCCTGCACGTGGTCGACGGCAGCCACCCCGACCCGGAGGGCCAGATCAGCGCCGTGCGTTCGGTGCTGGCCGAGCTCAAGGGCGACGTGCCGCTGGAGATCGTCGTCATCAACAAGATCGACGCCGCCGACCCGGAGGTGATCAACCGGATCGTGCTGCGCGAGCCCCGGGTGATCGCGGTGTCGGCGCGCACCGGCGAGGGGGTCGACAAGCTGCTCGACCTGATCCAGGACGAGCTGCCCCGCCCCGACGTCGAGATCGACGTGCTGGTTCCCTACGACCGGGGCGACCTGGTCAGCAAGATCCACGAGCGGGGCGAGGTGCTGAACTCCGAGCACGTCGCGGAGGGCACCCGGATCACCGCGCGGGTGAACTCCGGGCTGGCCCACCTGCTCGCGTCGTACCGCACGGGCACGCCCGTGGCGTAA
- a CDS encoding LysM peptidoglycan-binding domain-containing protein produces the protein MSASPSARSRVAPRMRSGRSDRRPVHPLLAGSPHPRPRPRLRVVGENERALSGPPPLRLTRRGRLVVRGGVLLLGVVAVVAGVLLLTRPAEAGSAVGHVPVSYHRVLPGETLWEIAGDVAPGTDRRDTVAEIIELNALPGAAVGAGQRIALPGS, from the coding sequence ATGTCCGCTTCGCCGTCCGCCCGGTCCCGGGTCGCGCCGCGCATGCGCTCCGGCCGTTCTGACCGTCGTCCGGTGCACCCCCTGCTGGCCGGGTCGCCCCACCCTCGCCCCCGGCCCCGGCTGCGGGTGGTGGGGGAGAACGAGCGGGCGCTGTCCGGGCCGCCGCCGCTGCGCCTGACCCGGCGTGGCCGCCTGGTGGTGCGCGGAGGTGTGCTCCTGCTCGGGGTCGTCGCCGTGGTGGCCGGGGTGCTGCTGCTCACCCGTCCCGCCGAGGCGGGCTCCGCCGTTGGCCACGTGCCGGTCAGCTATCACCGGGTGCTCCCGGGCGAGACGCTCTGGGAGATCGCCGGTGACGTCGCGCCCGGCACCGACCGGCGCGACACCGTCGCCGAGATCATCGAGCTCAACGCCCTGCCGGGTGCGGCCGTGGGGGCCGGGCAGCGCATCGCCCTTCCGGGCAGTTAA
- a CDS encoding vitamin B12-dependent ribonucleotide reductase has protein sequence MTETASGRGSRKTRNDAPQVRRTGLKIERIYTTEGVHPYDQVTWERRDVVQTNWKSGETIFEQKGVEFPDFWSLNASTIVTTKYFRGAVGSDSRESSLKQLIDRVVLTYTKAGRDNGYFLTEEDGDVFEHELTWMLLNQVFAFNSPVWFNVGTSAPQQVSACFILSVDDSMDSILNWYKEEGFIFKGGSGAGLNLSRIRSSKELLNSGGTASGPVSFMRGADASAGTIKSGGATRRAAKMVVLDVDHPDIEEFIETKAKEENKIRALRDAGFDMDLGGKDITSVQYQNANNSVRVTDEFMRAVEFGEQFGLTSRTTGEVIEYVDAKALFDKMALAAWECADPGIQYDGVINDWHTTPESGRITASNPCSEYMHLDNSSCNLASLNLLKFVQADGGFDVEKFTRAVEMVITAMDISICFADFPTAAITETTRAYRQLGIGYANLGALLMESGLGYDSDGGRALAASITSLMTGAAYRRSAELAGVVGAYDGYARNAEAHRRVMRKHAAANDTIRTLHPMDVAVQRAATKEWEASLKIGEVNGWRNAQASLLAPTGTIGFMMDCDTTGIEPDFSLVKFKKLVGGGSMQIVNQTIPRALRKLGYAEETVEAIVEYISEKGHVIDAPGLKTEHYEVFDCAMGERAIKPMGHVRMMAATQPFLSGAISKTVNLPESATVENIGDVYFQGWKLGLKALAVYRDNCKVGQPLSDAKAKKADAPVAVEKVVEKVVEYRPTRKRLPKSRPSITTRFTVGGAKGYMTAGSYPDDGLGEVFIKLGKQGSTLAGMMDSFSVAVSIALQHGVPLQTYVEKFTNLRFEPAGLTDDPDVRMSSSIMDYVFRRLALDHLSFEERSALGIYSADERARELATGSYLPVDEDGDDVEEELETLAQSAPAKQEAKPEHKPEPLNTGTATSTAKTTVNVDGAATAKSAPTAVHSSAELFEAMQGRTSDAPMCFTCGTKMRPAGSCYVCEGCGSTSGCS, from the coding sequence ATGACGGAGACCGCGTCGGGCCGAGGCTCGCGTAAGACGCGAAACGACGCACCCCAGGTGCGCCGCACCGGCCTGAAGATCGAGCGGATCTACACCACCGAAGGGGTCCACCCCTACGACCAGGTGACCTGGGAGCGACGCGACGTCGTCCAGACGAACTGGAAGTCGGGTGAGACGATCTTCGAGCAGAAGGGCGTCGAGTTCCCCGACTTCTGGAGCCTCAACGCGTCCACCATCGTCACCACCAAGTACTTCCGTGGTGCGGTCGGCTCGGACTCGCGCGAGTCCAGCCTCAAGCAGCTCATCGACCGCGTCGTGCTGACCTACACCAAGGCCGGCCGCGACAACGGCTACTTCCTCACCGAGGAAGACGGCGACGTGTTCGAGCACGAGCTCACCTGGATGCTGCTCAACCAGGTCTTCGCGTTCAACTCGCCGGTCTGGTTCAACGTCGGCACCAGCGCCCCGCAGCAGGTCAGCGCGTGCTTCATCCTGTCGGTCGACGACTCGATGGACTCGATCCTGAACTGGTACAAGGAAGAGGGTTTCATCTTCAAGGGCGGCTCCGGCGCCGGCCTGAACCTCTCCCGCATCCGCTCCTCCAAGGAGCTGCTGAACTCCGGCGGCACCGCCTCCGGCCCGGTCTCCTTCATGCGCGGCGCCGACGCCTCGGCCGGAACCATCAAGTCCGGTGGCGCCACCCGCCGCGCGGCGAAGATGGTCGTTCTCGATGTCGACCACCCCGACATCGAGGAGTTCATCGAGACCAAGGCCAAGGAAGAGAACAAGATCCGCGCCCTGCGCGACGCCGGTTTCGACATGGACCTCGGTGGCAAGGACATCACCAGCGTCCAGTACCAGAACGCCAACAACTCGGTGCGCGTCACCGACGAGTTCATGCGTGCCGTCGAGTTCGGCGAGCAGTTCGGCCTGACCAGCCGCACCACCGGTGAGGTCATCGAGTACGTCGACGCCAAGGCCCTTTTCGACAAGATGGCGCTCGCCGCGTGGGAGTGCGCCGACCCGGGCATCCAGTACGACGGCGTGATCAACGACTGGCACACCACGCCGGAGTCGGGCCGCATCACCGCCAGCAACCCGTGCTCGGAGTACATGCACCTCGACAACTCCAGCTGCAACCTGGCCTCGCTGAACCTGCTCAAGTTCGTGCAGGCCGACGGTGGTTTCGACGTCGAGAAGTTCACCCGGGCCGTCGAGATGGTCATCACCGCGATGGACATCTCGATCTGCTTCGCCGACTTCCCGACCGCGGCGATCACCGAGACCACCCGCGCCTACCGCCAGCTCGGCATCGGCTACGCCAACCTCGGTGCCCTGCTGATGGAGTCGGGCCTGGGCTACGACTCCGACGGTGGCCGCGCGCTGGCCGCCTCGATCACCTCGCTGATGACGGGCGCGGCCTACCGCCGCTCCGCCGAACTGGCCGGTGTGGTGGGCGCTTACGACGGTTACGCCCGCAACGCCGAGGCGCACCGCCGGGTCATGCGCAAGCACGCCGCGGCCAACGACACGATCCGCACCCTGCACCCCATGGACGTCGCCGTGCAGCGCGCCGCCACCAAGGAGTGGGAGGCGTCGCTGAAGATCGGTGAGGTCAACGGCTGGCGCAACGCGCAGGCCTCGCTGCTGGCGCCCACCGGCACCATCGGCTTCATGATGGACTGCGACACCACCGGTATCGAGCCGGACTTCTCGCTGGTCAAGTTCAAGAAGCTGGTCGGCGGCGGCTCGATGCAGATCGTCAACCAGACCATCCCGCGCGCGCTGCGCAAGCTCGGCTACGCCGAGGAGACGGTCGAGGCGATCGTCGAGTACATCTCCGAGAAGGGCCACGTCATCGACGCGCCCGGCCTGAAGACCGAGCACTACGAGGTCTTCGACTGCGCGATGGGCGAGCGGGCGATCAAGCCCATGGGCCACGTCCGGATGATGGCGGCCACGCAGCCGTTCCTGTCGGGTGCCATCTCCAAGACGGTCAACCTGCCCGAGAGCGCGACCGTCGAGAACATCGGCGACGTGTACTTCCAGGGCTGGAAGCTCGGCCTGAAGGCGCTGGCCGTGTACCGCGACAACTGCAAGGTCGGCCAGCCGCTCTCCGACGCCAAGGCCAAGAAGGCCGACGCGCCGGTGGCGGTCGAGAAGGTCGTCGAGAAGGTCGTGGAGTACCGTCCGACCCGCAAGCGCCTGCCGAAGTCGCGTCCGTCGATCACCACCCGCTTCACCGTGGGCGGTGCCAAGGGCTACATGACGGCCGGCAGCTACCCCGACGACGGCCTGGGCGAGGTCTTCATCAAGCTCGGCAAGCAGGGCTCCACCCTGGCCGGCATGATGGACTCGTTCTCCGTGGCCGTGAGCATCGCTCTGCAGCACGGGGTTCCGCTGCAGACGTACGTGGAGAAGTTCACCAACCTGCGTTTCGAGCCGGCCGGCCTGACCGACGACCCGGACGTGCGGATGAGCTCCAGCATCATGGACTACGTGTTCCGGCGCCTGGCGCTCGACCACCTGTCGTTCGAGGAGCGCTCGGCGCTCGGCATCTACTCGGCCGACGAGCGGGCCCGGGAGCTGGCCACCGGTTCGTACCTGCCGGTGGACGAAGACGGTGACGACGTCGAGGAGGAACTCGAGACGCTCGCCCAGTCGGCCCCGGCCAAGCAGGAGGCCAAGCCGGAGCACAAGCCGGAGCCCCTGAACACGGGCACCGCGACGAGCACCGCCAAGACGACCGTGAACGTCGACGGTGCCGCCACCGCCAAGTCGGCCCCGACCGCGGTGCACTCCTCGGCCGAGCTGTTCGAGGCCATGCAGGGCCGCACGTCCGACGCGCCGATGTGCTTCACCTGTGGCACGAAGATGCGCCCGGCCGGTTCCTGCTACGTGTGCGAGGGCTGCGGCAGCACGTCCGGCTGCAGCTGA
- the nrdR gene encoding transcriptional regulator NrdR, protein MHCPFCRNTDSRVVDSRSTDDGAAIRRRRQCPECGRRFSTLETASLTVVKRSGATEPFSRAKVANGVRKACQGRPVGEDDLARLAQKVEEAIRTTGCAEIDAHEVGLSILGPLRELDEVAYLRFASVYQAFESLEDFESAITVLRAEREPTGVEPGTT, encoded by the coding sequence GTGCACTGTCCCTTCTGCCGCAACACCGATTCCCGGGTCGTCGACTCCCGCAGCACCGACGACGGTGCCGCCATCCGCCGGCGCCGGCAGTGTCCCGAGTGCGGCCGCCGCTTCAGCACGCTCGAGACGGCCAGCCTGACCGTGGTCAAGCGGTCCGGCGCCACCGAGCCGTTCAGCCGTGCCAAGGTGGCCAACGGTGTGCGCAAGGCCTGCCAGGGCCGGCCCGTCGGTGAGGACGACCTGGCCCGCCTGGCGCAGAAGGTCGAGGAGGCGATCCGCACCACCGGCTGCGCCGAGATCGACGCGCACGAGGTCGGGCTCTCCATCCTCGGCCCGCTGCGCGAGCTCGACGAGGTCGCCTACCTGCGGTTCGCCAGCGTCTACCAGGCGTTCGAGTCCCTCGAGGACTTCGAGTCCGCGATCACGGTGCTCCGCGCCGAGCGGGAGCCCACCGGCGTCGAGCCGGGTACCACCTGA
- a CDS encoding ATP-binding protein: MSTTRQADQWAARSGDWARYQWATSGFTGWRLETGDAAHVPRVRHQVMAALRLRAALGSDLDSAEIVVAELLSNTLAHTTGPAWLTLSWNGPHPLLSVADSGPGFDRLPTLPDDALAEGGRGLYLIAQLTHDLVVTPRPSGGSVVSVTLKLRHR; encoded by the coding sequence ATGAGCACCACCCGGCAGGCCGACCAGTGGGCTGCCCGTTCCGGCGACTGGGCCCGGTACCAGTGGGCCACGTCCGGGTTCACCGGCTGGCGGCTCGAGACCGGCGACGCCGCGCACGTCCCCCGGGTGCGGCACCAGGTGATGGCCGCACTGCGGCTGCGCGCCGCCCTCGGAAGCGACCTGGACTCGGCCGAGATCGTGGTGGCCGAACTGCTGAGCAACACGCTCGCCCACACCACCGGACCGGCCTGGCTGACTCTGAGCTGGAACGGGCCGCATCCCCTGCTCAGCGTCGCGGACAGCGGACCCGGCTTCGACCGGCTGCCCACGCTGCCCGACGACGCGCTGGCCGAGGGCGGGCGGGGGCTCTACCTGATCGCGCAGCTCACGCACGACCTGGTGGTGACCCCCCGCCCGTCCGGCGGCAGCGTGGTCTCGGTGACGCTGAAACTGCGCCACCGGTAA
- the lexA gene encoding transcriptional repressor LexA, producing the protein MANNPTAGAAEPEKGGATVRTLPDGPPDGDGLTVRQRRVLETIRETVDRRGYPPSMREIGEAVGLTSPSSVAHQLTSLEKKGFVRRDPNRPRAIEVIMPGERGELDRTSAFGADAGGETQPAPSYVPLVGRIAAGGPILAEQAVEDVFALPRQLVGDGELFLLKVVGDSMIDAAICDGDLVAVRRQPVAENGEVVAAMIDGEATVKTFKRKDGDIWLLPHNEAYQPIPGNDATILGRVVAVMRRV; encoded by the coding sequence ATGGCGAACAATCCGACCGCCGGCGCGGCGGAACCGGAGAAGGGGGGCGCTACGGTGCGCACGCTCCCCGACGGGCCTCCCGACGGCGACGGTCTGACCGTGCGCCAGCGGCGGGTGCTCGAGACCATCCGGGAGACCGTCGACCGGCGTGGCTACCCGCCGAGCATGCGCGAGATCGGTGAGGCCGTCGGCCTGACCAGCCCGAGCAGCGTCGCCCACCAGCTCACCAGCCTGGAGAAGAAGGGCTTCGTGCGCCGCGACCCGAACCGGCCGCGCGCGATCGAGGTGATCATGCCGGGCGAGCGGGGCGAGCTCGACCGCACGTCCGCCTTCGGGGCCGACGCCGGTGGCGAGACCCAGCCGGCGCCCTCGTACGTGCCGCTGGTCGGCCGGATCGCTGCCGGTGGCCCGATCCTCGCCGAGCAGGCCGTGGAAGACGTCTTCGCCCTGCCCCGCCAGCTGGTCGGCGACGGTGAGCTGTTCCTGCTGAAGGTCGTCGGTGACTCGATGATCGACGCGGCGATCTGCGACGGCGACCTGGTCGCGGTGCGCCGCCAGCCGGTGGCCGAGAACGGTGAGGTGGTGGCCGCGATGATCGACGGCGAGGCCACCGTCAAGACGTTCAAGCGCAAGGACGGCGACATCTGGCTGCTCCCGCACAACGAGGCCTACCAGCCGATCCCGGGCAACGACGCGACGATCCTGGGCCGCGTGGTCGCGGTCATGCGCCGCGTCTGA